One Heptranchias perlo isolate sHepPer1 chromosome 31, sHepPer1.hap1, whole genome shotgun sequence DNA segment encodes these proteins:
- the LOC137300318 gene encoding peptidyl-prolyl cis-trans isomerase G-like: MALNRCLPPQDGGQPGMVKMIQLVKVEVGELEQSQLERADTRTSRREQTQGPAGESRHKDQPERADTRTSWREQTQRPAGESRHKDQPERADTKTSRREQTQGPAGESRHKDQLERADTRTSWREQTQRPAGESRHKDQLERADTKTSRREQTQRPAGESRHKDQLERADTKTSRREQTQGPAGESRHKDQPERADTKTSRREQTQRPAGESRHSDTRHRQQTGAAGTRVEERLLTAMCPRIAAGRCVPPSPKRQHRTQATIFTFDTESLKAVSRCQPSRSSRRPRRVLYPATVRRYLPPRERDRTKTCLLLLCTIVALQIYTEQPPAKEGEPARPAPAPGLPRDPPALGLNSSRGPEPERPPSPGSCAYLEIFIDATSLRL, from the exons ATGGCCCTAAACAGATGCCTGCCTCCTCAGGATGGGGGCCAGCCTGGCATGGTTAAGATGATCCAACTGGTGAAAGTGGAGGTGGGAGAGTTGGAACAATCT CAGCTGGAGAGAGCAGACACAAGGACCAGCCGGAGAGAGCAGACACAAGGACCAGCTGGAGAGAGCAGACACAAAGACCAGCCGGAGAGAGCAGACACAAGGACCAGCTGGAGAGAGCAGACACAAAGACCAGCCGGAGAGAGCAGACACAAAGACCAGCCGGAGAGAGCAGACACAAAGACCAGCCGGAGAGAGCAGACACAAGGACCAGCCGGAGAGAGCAGACACAAGGACCAGCTGGAGAGAGCAGACACAAGGACCAGCTGGAGAGAGCAGACACAAAGACCAGCCGGAGAGAGCAGACACAAAGACCAGCTGGAGAGAGCAGACACAAAGACCAGCCGGAGAGAGCAGACACAAAGACCAGCTGGAGAGAGCAGACACAAAGACCAGCTGGAGAGAGCAGACACAAAGACCAGCCGGAGAGAGCAGACACAAGGACCAGCCGGAGAGAGCAGACACAAAGACCAGCCGGAGAGAGCAGACACAAAGACCAGCCGGAGAGAGCAGACACAAAGACCAGCCGGAGAGAGCAGGCATAGTGATACCAGACACAGACAGCAGACAGGGGCGGCAGGGACCCGAGTTGAGGAGCGGCTGCTCACCGCCATGTGTCCCCGCATTGCCGCCGGCCGCTGCGTGCCGCCCTCCCCGAAGAGGCAGCACCGAACTCAGGCCACGATCTTCACCTTCGACACGGAGTCGCTGAAGGCGGTGAGCCGGTGCCAGCCCAGCCGGAGCAGCAGGCGGCCCCGCCGGGTCCTGTACCCGGCCACCGTCAGGAGATACCTCCCTCCCCGGGAGAGGGACCGCACCAAgacctgcctcctcctcctctgcaccATCGTCGCCCTGCAGATCTACACCGAGCAACCGCCGGCCAAAGAGGGGGAGCCGGCCcgacccgcacccgcacccgggCTCCCCCGGGACCCGCCCGCACTCGGCCTCAACAGCAGCCGCGGGCCGGAGCCGGAGCGACCCCCGAGCCCCGGGTCCTGCGCCTACCTGGAGATCTTCATCGATGCAACTTCCCTGAGACTGTGA